In Moraxella nasovis, the sequence AAATATCACATTTTCTGATAACTATGATGTTAATTCATTTATTGGTAAATGGATTGATGATGCGATTTGGTCGGATGAAGAGTATATCAAATTAGAAAAATCGCTATTGACTATTCAAAAAGCATATCCCTATCCAACCGATATTCCAAGAGAAATTATCATATCACTTTATAGAATTATTGAGTTGATGATGATACCAAATTGGTTAGATTTTGATGTTGAAAAATCCAATCTGAATGATGAGAGTGATATCTTTGATAGATTTGAGAGATTAAAATTGGTCATTTCTTATGTTTTGTCTGGCAATGATATTCAAGAAATAGGATTTGGTTATAATCCATAATTATTTGTTAAAATTAAGGCAATCTATTTGGATTATCTTATTTTTTTGAAATTAAGGTGTAAAATGAAAAAATACCTAACCGAAATCGGCATTGTTGCCCCATTAGACCGTGCCAATGTAGATACCGATTTAATTATCCCCAAGCAGTTTTTAAAATCCATCAAACGCACAGGGTTTGGTGATAATTTATTTGATGAACTGCGTTATTTGGACGAAGGCTACTTGGGGCAAGACATCAATAAACGCCCCAAAAATCCTGATTTTATCTTAAATCAAGACCGCTATGCCAACGCCACCATCTTGCTTGCTCGTGCTAATTTTGGCTGTGGGTCTAGCCGTGAACACGCACCGTGGGCGTTGAATGAATTTGGGTTTCGCACGGTGATCGCCCCAAGTTTTGCTGATATTTTTTATAATAACTGTTTTAAAAACGGAATGCTCCCTGTTATTTTAAAAGAAAGTGAAATTGATGAATTATTCAAAGAATGTTTTGATAATATCGGCTACCAATTAACGGTGGATTTGGCAAATCAAAAAGTGATTAGCCCAAGTGGTAAAGAATACCATTTTGAAGTTGATGAATTTCGTAAGCATTGCTTGCTTAATGGCTTAGATGATATTGGTTTGACGTTGCAAAATAGCGATGAAATTCGTGCCTTTGAAGAAAAGGCGAGAGCGGATAGACCTTGGGTGTTTAGAGAGTTAAGATGAATGAAAAACTTATTTTTATCATCTTCTTTGTTTGATGTTGCAAAATTTTTGCCGAGTTTTTTAAGTGGTATTGACAAAAATAAGCAATTTAAAAGCGTGGCTTTTATTGATGTTGCCAGTCAAATAGAAGAGTATAAAGCCAATATTGACCGTGCCAAATGTGCTTTTGATGAGCTTGGTTTTTTGATTGAAATGATTGACTTTAACCAATCATCTGATGACATCAAAAAATCCATTGTTTATTGCGATATGGTTTATGTTGCTGGTGGTAATACGCCTTATTTATTAGAGAAATTAAAAGCCAAAAATTTATTAGAGCAATTAAAAGCCAAAAAGATTGAT encodes:
- a CDS encoding Imm41 family immunity protein; translation: MKENSDFLDFYRNITFSDNYDVNSFIGKWIDDAIWSDEEYIKLEKSLLTIQKAYPYPTDIPREIIISLYRIIELMMIPNWLDFDVEKSNLNDESDIFDRFERLKLVISYVLSGNDIQEIGFGYNP
- the leuD gene encoding 3-isopropylmalate dehydratase small subunit, with translation MKKYLTEIGIVAPLDRANVDTDLIIPKQFLKSIKRTGFGDNLFDELRYLDEGYLGQDINKRPKNPDFILNQDRYANATILLARANFGCGSSREHAPWALNEFGFRTVIAPSFADIFYNNCFKNGMLPVILKESEIDELFKECFDNIGYQLTVDLANQKVISPSGKEYHFEVDEFRKHCLLNGLDDIGLTLQNSDEIRAFEEKARADRPWVFRELR
- a CDS encoding Type 1 glutamine amidotransferase-like domain-containing protein is translated as MKNLFLSSSLFDVAKFLPSFLSGIDKNKQFKSVAFIDVASQIEEYKANIDRAKCAFDELGFLIEMIDFNQSSDDIKKSIVYCDMVYVAGGNTPYLLEKLKAKNLLEQLKAKKIDVFFN